A section of the Tachysurus fulvidraco isolate hzauxx_2018 chromosome 7, HZAU_PFXX_2.0, whole genome shotgun sequence genome encodes:
- the vps37a gene encoding vacuolar protein sorting-associated protein 37A isoform X1 — MNWIFPLSKGSGAVPPLNSLQKQRQRQIESLKAAHSTIAEIQKDVEYRIPFTVNNSTISVNILLPPQFPQEKPVITVYPPVGHHLVDGNNGTVVTSPLITNFGMHSDLGKVIQSLLDEFWKSPPALMSGAPAFPFMYKPPYPAQNFHFVPTFPGQDPQRPVCPASHPPPPGSETQQAQNRPPAPAYGLITELLLPVPMADSQVLRWTGLNGHIYKMPEIPDSFPELSDMSVSQLKDMNDEEDVLLEYFACLPQLKQVSSDKEDLVNTIVTVAKKNLQLEPHLEGKRQEMLYKAEQLTQMHSAFQTKMQRQHELSESCSLSALQARLKVAAHQAEEESEEKAENFLEGKTEIDDFLASFMEKRTLCHSRRAKEEKLQQSISDHGHFPSAH; from the exons ATGAACTGGATTTTCCCGCTGTCTAAGGGCTCTGGGGCGGTTCCGCCTTTAAACAGTTTACAGAAACAAAGACAGCGACAGATCGAGTCGCTGAAAGCTGCGCATTCTAC TATCGCAGAGATCCAGAAAGATGTGGAATACCGGATTCCTTTCACCGTCAACAACTCGACCATCAGCGTCAACAT attgcTTCCACCACAGTTCCCTCAAGAGAAGCCTGTGATCACTGTGTATCCTCCTGTGGGTCATCACCTAGTGGATGGGAACAATGGCACCGTGGTCACCAGCCCCCTCATCACCAAC TTCGGGATGCACTCAGATCTCGGGAAAGTAATCCAGAGCTTGCTGGATGAGTTCTGGAAAAGTCCTCCGGCCCTGATGTCCGGTGCACCGGCTTTCCCGTT CATGTACAAGCCACCGTATCCTGCACAGAACTTTCATTTTGTCCCCACCTTCCCCGGCCAGGACCCCCAGCGGCCCGTCTGCCCCGCCTCTCATCCTCCACCCCCAGGATCAGAGACCCAGCAGGCGCAGAACCGCCCTCCTGCACCGGCGTATGGGCTGATCACAGAGCTCCTGCTGCCAGTCCCCATGGCTGACTCACAGGTCCTGCgctgg aCCGGACTGAATGGTCACATCTACAAGATGCCCGAAATCCCTGACTCGTTTCCAGAACTTTCCGACATGAG tgtgtctcagctGAAGGACATGAATGACGAAGAAGATGTCCTGTTGGAGTATTTTGCATGTCTGCCTCAGCTCAAGCAGGTCTCCAGTGATAAAGAAGATCTGGTGAACACCATCGTCACTGTGGCCA AAAAGAACTTGCAGTTGGAGCCTCATTTGGAAGGGAAGAGACAGGAGATGCTGTACAAA GCTGAGCAGCTGACCCAGATGCATTCAGCGTTCCAGACCAAAATGCAGAGACAGCATGAGCTCAGTGAG aGCTGCAGTCTGAGTGCCCTACAGGCAAGGTTAAAGGTCGCAGCCCATCAGGCCGAGGAGGAGTCTGAGGAGAAGGCCGAGAACTTTCTGGAAGGAAAGACGGAGATTGACGACTTTCTCGCCAGCTTCATGGAGAAGAGGACG CTTTGCCACAGCAGAAGAGCTAAAGAAGAAAAACTTCAGCAGTCCATCAGTGATCACGGACATTTCCCCTCTGCACACTAG
- the vps37a gene encoding vacuolar protein sorting-associated protein 37A isoform X2, translating to MNWIFPLSKGSGAVPPLNSLQKQRQRQIESLKAAHSTIAEIQKDVEYRIPFTVNNSTISVNILLPPQFPQEKPVITVYPPVGHHLVDGNNGTVVTSPLITNFGMHSDLGKVIQSLLDEFWKSPPALMSGAPAFPFMYKPPYPAQNFHFVPTFPGQDPQRPVCPASHPPPPGSETQQAQNRPPAPAYGLITELLLPVPMADSQTGLNGHIYKMPEIPDSFPELSDMSVSQLKDMNDEEDVLLEYFACLPQLKQVSSDKEDLVNTIVTVAKKNLQLEPHLEGKRQEMLYKAEQLTQMHSAFQTKMQRQHELSESCSLSALQARLKVAAHQAEEESEEKAENFLEGKTEIDDFLASFMEKRTLCHSRRAKEEKLQQSISDHGHFPSAH from the exons ATGAACTGGATTTTCCCGCTGTCTAAGGGCTCTGGGGCGGTTCCGCCTTTAAACAGTTTACAGAAACAAAGACAGCGACAGATCGAGTCGCTGAAAGCTGCGCATTCTAC TATCGCAGAGATCCAGAAAGATGTGGAATACCGGATTCCTTTCACCGTCAACAACTCGACCATCAGCGTCAACAT attgcTTCCACCACAGTTCCCTCAAGAGAAGCCTGTGATCACTGTGTATCCTCCTGTGGGTCATCACCTAGTGGATGGGAACAATGGCACCGTGGTCACCAGCCCCCTCATCACCAAC TTCGGGATGCACTCAGATCTCGGGAAAGTAATCCAGAGCTTGCTGGATGAGTTCTGGAAAAGTCCTCCGGCCCTGATGTCCGGTGCACCGGCTTTCCCGTT CATGTACAAGCCACCGTATCCTGCACAGAACTTTCATTTTGTCCCCACCTTCCCCGGCCAGGACCCCCAGCGGCCCGTCTGCCCCGCCTCTCATCCTCCACCCCCAGGATCAGAGACCCAGCAGGCGCAGAACCGCCCTCCTGCACCGGCGTATGGGCTGATCACAGAGCTCCTGCTGCCAGTCCCCATGGCTGACTCACAG aCCGGACTGAATGGTCACATCTACAAGATGCCCGAAATCCCTGACTCGTTTCCAGAACTTTCCGACATGAG tgtgtctcagctGAAGGACATGAATGACGAAGAAGATGTCCTGTTGGAGTATTTTGCATGTCTGCCTCAGCTCAAGCAGGTCTCCAGTGATAAAGAAGATCTGGTGAACACCATCGTCACTGTGGCCA AAAAGAACTTGCAGTTGGAGCCTCATTTGGAAGGGAAGAGACAGGAGATGCTGTACAAA GCTGAGCAGCTGACCCAGATGCATTCAGCGTTCCAGACCAAAATGCAGAGACAGCATGAGCTCAGTGAG aGCTGCAGTCTGAGTGCCCTACAGGCAAGGTTAAAGGTCGCAGCCCATCAGGCCGAGGAGGAGTCTGAGGAGAAGGCCGAGAACTTTCTGGAAGGAAAGACGGAGATTGACGACTTTCTCGCCAGCTTCATGGAGAAGAGGACG CTTTGCCACAGCAGAAGAGCTAAAGAAGAAAAACTTCAGCAGTCCATCAGTGATCACGGACATTTCCCCTCTGCACACTAG